In Candidatus Nitrospira nitrosa, the genomic stretch TCGCCTATTGGCACTCCATGCCGGAATCTTGATTGTAGGCGCCCATTATACCTACGCACAGGTCCCGCTCGGCTATTGGCTGCAGGACCTATTTGATTTCGCCCGCAACCATTATGATCGTATCGGTCATTTCGCCCAGGGCTTCATCCCCGCGATCCTCGCACGAGAAATCTTGATGCGACGTGTCCCTCTTCCGCCTGGAAATTGGCTTTTCTTTCTGGTGTGCTCTATCTGCCTCGCGTTCAGCGCCTCGTACGAATTGTTCGAGTGGGGAGTCGCGCGTTGGACCGGCGAAGCAGCCGATGCATTCCTTGGAACCCAAGGAGACGCGTGGGACACCCAGTGGGACATGTTCTTGGCGTTGATCGGATCAATCACGGCGCAAACACTCCTGAGCACACGGCACAATCAACAGGTCACGGAACTGCCGCCACCGTAGATGATGCCTCAGGACATCGCTTCAAAGACCTTGATCGATTGCCATGTCCACCTGGCCGCTCTGCCGGACGGAGACAATGGATGCTTCATCTCACAGAAATTGCTGCGAAGCCCCCTCTTTCGTTTTCTCCTGTGGAAATATGGCCTCTCACCCGCCCATCCGCGTGACACCAACCAGAAGTACCTCGACCATCTTCTGACGGAGTTACACGCTTCACGGCACGTCCAGAAAGTCGTCCTCCTCGGGATGGATGGCGTCTATGATCACACTGGTCTCCTCAACCGCCAGCACACGGACTTTCTCGTCAGTAACGATTATGTCTTTAAAACCGTGCAGGCTCACCCAGATGCGTTTCTGGCAGGTCCTTCAATCAACCCGCAGCGTGAAGATGCCATTGACGAAGTCCATCGTTGCGCCGATGCGGGAGCCGTCCTGATCAAAGTGTTGCCGAACGCCCAGGACTTCAACCCAGCCGATAAGAACTACAGGCCGTTCTATCGTGCATTGGCCCAGCGCAAACTGCCTTTCTTGAGCCACGTAGGGTATGAATTCAGCCTGATCGGGAAGGACCAATCCTTGGGAGACCCTCA encodes the following:
- a CDS encoding amidohydrolase family protein translates to MMPQDIASKTLIDCHVHLAALPDGDNGCFISQKLLRSPLFRFLLWKYGLSPAHPRDTNQKYLDHLLTELHASRHVQKVVLLGMDGVYDHTGLLNRQHTDFLVSNDYVFKTVQAHPDAFLAGPSINPQREDAIDEVHRCADAGAVLIKVLPNAQDFNPADKNYRPFYRALAQRKLPFLSHVGYEFSLIGKDQSLGDPHRLRLALDEGVTVIAAHACSYGLMLYEKFLPTFRDLCERYPNFYADISALTQPHRLKMLLHLRHHPELQSRLLFGTDYPLSVFHLAAWGRVGLGNLWTMIRTKNRFDRQVEVCAGLSLRFRSIGELLSEPTTTRATDH
- a CDS encoding DUF2238 domain-containing protein, whose product is MRATKDHESHLLLALVGTGLLLSGLSPTDRFTWFLEALPVLIGIPLVIGTHHVFPLTPLLARLLALHAGILIVGAHYTYAQVPLGYWLQDLFDFARNHYDRIGHFAQGFIPAILAREILMRRVPLPPGNWLFFLVCSICLAFSASYELFEWGVARWTGEAADAFLGTQGDAWDTQWDMFLALIGSITAQTLLSTRHNQQVTELPPP